In the Uranotaenia lowii strain MFRU-FL chromosome 1, ASM2978415v1, whole genome shotgun sequence genome, gcgacgagTCTGATGtcgttattggtgacattttaaaaatctgaaagacccctgcttaaaaaatatcttgtaatgcatcatccgataatatcatctggttgaaaattatcgactaaaaacatgaggggtattaatatggaagaaatagaaagcattgaaataatcgctaaagtttttttttattaattactcAATAGaatttggccgaatagttgaaaaggtcaatattcggtattcggccgttcgccgaataccactattcggtacatctctacacactaccaaaaaaatctgtgaaattacatcatatgtgatgtaaataaaaagaagcatcatatatgacggaatattcagtgcgagttgaaaattacatgtcgcttaaattcaaaaaaagtgtAATATTAAACTTGCATAGAAAATTCAGACAAATGCGACGATTCTTTTTgattacatcatatgtgatgtaattttattttttttttttctagggcTTTTTTCGTTTCCAATAAGAAATAAATCCATTAAGAATTCTATTCTTTGCAGTTTTATTggattttgtttacattgaactaaaaactaaaagaTAATTGCACAATATCTatccagatatttttttaaactatactCCCGAGGAGGAATTTCAATACCGGTTTTCATTGCCGCTGATCCTTCCTTGTCCATCTTCATCTTTACGATGGCACTTACGTAAGCCTCTTCCGGAATACGATGATTTTGAAGCGAATATCTCCCTCCGGTCACTTGTTGGATTCGGATTTTTTCAAACGGATGCAACGGCCGTTATTTGAGTCTGAAAAAGTtagaataaacaaataaaattagaacTTCAGGTAACGATCAATTAATCATTGTTTTTACAATCTGagtaaaataatattaactaaTCATATGTATAGAAAATACACCGTCTAAGGTAAAAACGAacgaaaatatagaaaaaaaacatactagCACAAGCTGTAAACACCTTCCTCCACAGTAGCAGTCCGAAGTAACCGATTCTTACGATGGCCATCTTTAATTTCCCCGGCATACTcaagttattgaatttgatagTGATTTGATGAATGCTGCAAAGAGATGAATTTCTGATGTTAAAATCACATTAACACAAATAAGAAAAgataattttctcaaatattttctttttttagtaGAGAaagataataagaaaaaaagatattcaaaaaccaattcggaaaattttcacaaaatgacGAATAAAACTACTGGATTGCTTACCATTTCACATCTTAGCTGTTCCAAAAGCTGTTCCATCTAGCGCCTATACATGTTGTTGTTTATAAATGCGTGACGTTTCCCAATAGCATCTCCCCGCCGGGAGTTCTCTATCGCAGACTTTTCGGGAACGCTCCAAGTCACCTGAATCCGGTACAATTCTGCAGCATGTCATGATTCTTTCTTATGTAAGTGGTAAGATCTTTGAAGGAAGTGAGGAGGAATTCTCACTTTTTGAGAAACACCTCAGGTCTAAAAGAAATCGCGTACAATACATCGAAGCACTTCTAATTCGCTATCTGCGGGACATCGCTTGccctttttttctacttttgcGTTCCGAAccttgaagaaaattaaaatttgtttaatgatAGTTTGACTCCGTCAAAATCAGCTCTACTTAccttttaaaacttcttaatcCACTCTGCCATTTccaaaacgtaaacaaaacCAAAGTCtgaaacaaaactgaaaaaagcgacaataataataaaagaaaaagagaaTGACAACTTGAAATATTTCGCTATCCATTTTTTGTTCACcttaaatatttcacttgttgTAAATAATAACTGTAATTATATTCTTCGCATATTAAATAAGTACTggaaattaactttaaaaaactataaatttaaataattactaTTTCtaacttctatttttttttgtcgagacctgcgtgatttttttcttacatctcaaatattttcacggaaattaaatttaaatgcatgtgtaaattttcattacaaaaacGATTTCTAGGTCGTGTAATATTATTCAGCTCCTTTTTCAGTGCtttcaaggattcagattttttgtgtGTACGAAAAACATctataaaattacatcacatatgatgtaaataaaaagaagcatcataaatGATGGAATTTTACATTAGAAAATCGTGTTCAGTGTCATGTAAAATTAGTGTGTTACAATTTCGGTGCTGCtaatcgtttaatttttttttattttgtaaatttacatcacgaAATCACGTTCAATGTCATGTAATATCAAAAGTTTTCAGTTTCCGTGCTTctaaggattcaaatttttttgcagtgtagtaGAAACCAATTATGTGGAAGGATGAAAATGCCGAGAAATTGTTTgacccaatttgaaactccttgAGGCTAtctaaaatactgaaaataggTTCGGAAACACAATTGAAAGAAGCTTAAGTAATTAGTTATAATGAGCTAGACAGCCTGACAAACTTAATCACTTAAAACTCTAACTCAAAATTCAGCCTTCATGATATTGCAACCAATCATGAGTTCTTGATATTGCAACGTAATTGGCATAAAATGTGCACGCCAGCGACACACATTTCAGCGCTCGTAGTTAGCTCCGATCGGCATTGAAATTGAAACATAGCCCCAATCATCTGAAAACAGCCCCAACTTTATCCATTTCGAGCATACTTGTGTATTataatcacagagaacagacgtacaagctagcctacataacttgtgtaaaatttccaacgattgttttgaaccaatttttgttctttggctgggccaccagatgtcttcaaacacaccaaagagaactgtcaaaaccgaactgagaaaaaaaacaaaatttggtcagttttgagcAGGTCGTAAGAATTGTTTGGCGTGTTTCAGGTAAATCGCTGTTAAAATTTCGAGACATTTTCATCCGGTTGCATAATGttaattaaataataattaaaatttaatcgctaattaaataataattaaaagttAATCGCTATTTCCTTTAAGCTAGAAGTACTAAGTTTTGACAATGAGATGCCACAGCGATACTCGAAAGTAACCCGCTTCGAGATGTTTAGGATCAGTTTTGATGGGTATGACTggtcgtcaagaatgttcctaaTTGACCGGATTTAGACGATTCGTCCTCTGATATACGTCCAAGCAGTGCAAAAACTGTTAGTTATTTTGACTGCATGAGtggtgcaaaaataaaggaagtgaAATTCTGTCCAACCAAATGTAACTCTCATTGCGTTTAGGtatctagcaataaattgaatccgtctattttagagcggcattagtttaattattgatgagttcatatacgattatgccttttcgaaaactgggcacttgaatatttgatttgtaactttggaacggcgcaatagatggcactgttttaattcaatttccaacgtattttttatatttacacactttttgaagatttttttcgagcttgtacgtctgttatCTGTGCCATAATTTCTGGTCATCGAACAAGGATAAAGCAcatttactcgctcttgaaagtaaataagaacaaaacaaaaaacattattttaacacAGGACGTGAAACGAGGTCTTTGAGAGCTCGAAAGGTTTGTTTTAGGATTCTAGCTAGATAGAAACGtattaaatttattgtatttttagtaaatttagcaaaattttaagtaaatttaatatatttagaACACATAATTTATAGaatttacttaaaactttaaacaCAATGAAAAGGTGGAGCATTCTTTTCACcttctacaaaaaaatttgttcagcaGACGATGATTTGCCATTAGAAAATGACCACCGAAAAAATCATAGCATGCCTTAAGCCTCCGTTGGCAACCAAAAAGCAAGCATGCGGCAAACACATTTCatgcaaagtaaacaaaaaaacgcTGGTAACTTCAGGGCATTGCATAAATATTGGATTCAATCGCACATATCAtagcgcatttgtattattagcatctccagcttgtagaagatatctatttcaattgaacacacaataacctgtactaataatacaaatgcgcttccaaacctttgcttctgacatcgcgcaaggaaaagctagaagaaaagaaaacacacgtacccaggagaatgcgctgtatgtgctttcatagaaatcgttgtttttaatgcaaacatggaaaagtaaaattgatatatctcgcttggatacaagtgaatactgacgattgtacctgcatcttgtagacgaaatcttcgactttattttgcatctgcccgatgttgcccggtgtttgtaaaataaggcgtgaaaaacccctattttcggtaatctttttaacatagctctgcagtatcatattttacaaacttaaaatgttcaacaaagtggtgtattttagtaagacaaacaactttgtggaacattttattaaacttaaaatttactgaaaaaagttattattaaaaaactgatttttagaggttaagtttcttatttggccgatatctcggataataattattttagaaacttggcatctgagacaaagttgtagaaaatattattttaaacaagtttgttgaagacatcaaagagctaaaacctataacagagaagttagaaattttatctcacttgtagggggattaatcagaaaaataatagtttttttattatagaactgattttactgacaaacttctccgaagacaccaatatgcttaaatgtgacctaaaaaagttataagcaacgatcacgtttttcgcattttggaccattgtgcgttgtactgaagcggaaattgcgggttcaaaTCCCGTCGGTGAAGCGTtgtatctttttaaaaaaaatcattaacttTAAGACCTATGTTCtttttgatagctcatgtttctttaaaactttccatcatctttgaaaatttgataattttcaggtacgaagatgtaccaGAAGAACTCAGAACTTCGACTCATTTTTCTACGaaacaaatatcgattttgtaaaaaacctagaaacccccggcgcaaattgccagataattataaaaaaaaactaatagctTGAAACATTGTTTACAATTTCGAACATCTtaattatgttgaaaagaaCTAGGGACTTTTCAATAGCCGACacctttaacactaaacgtaccggaggcggtcaaatgacggtttttgaactttgaatgatgattacaccttatataatttttttttcgcaaatttaacgacaggactatttttattttcaaaatgcaagtatttttgcgtttttaaaaattttctaagtgttgtgattttcgaataacgcatgtggtgtacctattcataccgcgagcggtcaaatgacggttttcactgttttcgctgaaactttcttgtttctcaaccgatttctttaaaatttatagttttgaaaagcctataatgtgactcaaatatgtttctcagacaatttttagctacaatcaattattttgaagttacgttaagtccaagaaattttttatgaaaaaacatgcttcaggaaaattgctataaatctgttcatcagtgctcgaaaaaaatttcacttagtgcatgagaaagctgaagttagaagctatatgttgcacatacggaaatttttatccattttttttttaagatcatggccacaaaaaatgtaaaaaagttgtgtaaaacccgtacttttcaatcaatcaaccgccaaagctgtttctgttacagtagaaaaatttcaaaaaatgttatcgtaaggtttaggcaaaaaatttatatgcaaaagataaaaaatttcataccggttctagtgacgtaactacattggcggtgcgatgcttgacaaaaatataactaaaTAAACAGCTGGAGTGAAACCTAATAAACTTCCAATTTACAAAATAGAGATAAAAAGGCTCGATATTCATTTAGAATTCGGTCACTGCTTAGACTAAGGTAAAGCCTTGCGAAACAGACTCCGATTCAGTTTTTATCAATTAGTAAGAAACATAACCTTTAGTTGTTGCTTCAAATAGCTTGAATCGGAACTTAATGACTTTAATATCACGTTGAACATCTATAATAACTTAAAAAGACTTGAACAAACAGTTTTGAAGCTACCCGATATTGcctttatttgttaaaaaaataagaaaatttaaatactcaGTCGAAAAATACCTGGCAAAGGCACATCAAATTGGGAAAGATCTGCTTTCGGAGTTCAACAGTAAAGTTCGATCTGATAAACACTTTTTggcggttgtactccatttacccgaaaaccattgcccagaatgaaaaatccccagaattccaatcgccagaaagagccattccccagaatttttttccccagacgaaccattccccagaaaaattttcgccagaatgtaccattctccagacattttttcaccagtatgaaccatttaccagaaattttttcgccatttcccagaaagttgaaatcatttatccttactagaaattattaaaaaaaggaattgttacaaaaaaaaatggggtttcataactttattcttttgcggcagagccgcaaccaacgaggatgaaggggccgaggcggcacaaagccgccgaaactcccaaatccgaggtggccgccgacccgccgtcggaagcggcggccctaggacattggtctaggtctgccggggctttctaggtctgcgtgaaagctaagggtgatcccttagtcccgtccgccacgcgacagcgtgaaggactaaacgtctttcaagttcgaacgcgcagcgtgaggagtcggataccaaatcGGTTTTtataaaggaccatggtaagcattgaatcaattaaagtacccaaaccataaacaaagcagcacaatattgattataaaataaatttagttggaaaattttaaagttttagtttcatttaaaaaataattttgaaaaaatgaatttcgaatcatatgaaatttacaagaattcattagagaaaaaaaaacaaagaaaaatactagaggaaaaaatctgggatttgtgccattctgggaaatgttccattctggggaaaaaaattctgggaaatggtccattctgggaaaacaaattctggtaaatggtgcattctggggaatttttttctgggaaatggtccgtTCTGgtgtttgatttcgggtatttgtcattctgggaaaaattcattctgggcaatggttttcgtgtaaatgggatacaatccttTTTGGCAATGTGCCAAAATATTGAACACGTGAGTGTTGCGGGAAAAACGTGTTCAATGCCTACTATTGGGTAAAAAATAAGTTTCCACGTTAATTGTTCGGAATTCAAAATTGGGTTGGTATTAATACTTACCtatcaatttgaattctgaaccttCGGAAAATGTTCATTAACGATATTTTTTCTCATCCCAAAAAAACTCGGGCTCCGACAACCTCAACGAGATTAACCACATCAGAACCGAACCACCAGAGCTCCTTTCTCTCAATCCAATTCCAGTCCGGGGCTGTCTGTCGCAACAGCTGAAAGTAAAGGGAAAAACTCCCATCCCATTCTTTTTGCCTTGCCGCAACATCCACCACCGGAAACCGGCGCGCAGGAATTCGGATTCATCACTCGGGCCCGGCCATGCGTgcaatttattaaataatttgCGGTTCGAAAGGTTTCGCTTTGAAGTGTTTTCCGTAGCAGggaaataaaattctgaaaaagggGTGATTCGAACCCCAGAAAGAAAGAAGCTAGGAAGAAAAAACCTCGGCACCCCAACTCGAGAAGGCTACAATTGCGTGCGATGCCAGAGCGAGGACAATTTCCAATTTCGGAACTCAACTCACCGGAGGAAATGCTCCCTTTTTGCGGgggaaatattttaagattgtTTCCCCCGACTTATCTTAACACACCCCCTAAACCCCTAGTTCTCTGCCCTTCTAGGTGTTTTGATTCAGGTACGAGGGAGTGAAAAACAATAGAAGTTTGGCATTGTTGGAATCTGTGCTCTTTTAGAGAATTGGACGGCAAAAGTCGGACTCGGGCGGAAATTGATGGTTTGGAATTCAAATTCCCCATAATTATGTATGGCATTGTGCGGCGACGTGGCGTGTgcctattttttctaatttttctattgaaagaGGAACCAGTTAATTGGgtggttaaatttaaaatagaaagaaATGAACAATGCCCACCCGTAGGGTGggttggatttgaaaaaaataaaacaccaaAAAGGGAAGGTACTTTTTAATCAAATCGTTCTCGATTCAAATTCCCATTGTGTGTTCCACAATCCGGCCGGGTGTGTGTAGGCGCGTCGTCGTTTGTCACTTCTGCGGCTGCTGGCTGATGAAAGCTAACCTCAAAGCTACACCCATCCGGCTAACGACTGTGTATTGTGTTTCCTTGCTCGCGTGTGAATGGGAAATCCTTTCCGATTAATAAATCGAGAACAGGAGCCAAACCGCAATCAACGATGCATCCATCGATTCGATTGTGTGAATTGCGGCTTTAATGAGGCAATCAATGATTGTAAATTGTTCTACAAATGGCAGGTTGTACCGGCAACGATGCGATCTCGAACTGTGGGCCTGTGGGCTGTTGGATTGTGGTTTTTGCAACTCATCAAGTTTTCGCATTTTGGGAAATTGAACttgtaaacaaaaatatgcttgcATTTTGCTTGAAAAAGTATGCATTGATTTACTGACACAACACTCGATTCGATTCCGATTGTCATGAAAACTTTCAAGTTGTCGATATCAGAGTGTGCTTCGATTGCTGTTGAAACTGAAGTAAAActatttttctgaacttttgaACTGGGAAAACACGTGTTATCCTAGTAGGAAAACAACAAACGAATTTCAAGGAAAATggttaacttcaaaattaaccTCAACTATTTCTCTTTCTTGtattttgcagaaaatcaagCTCAACAGTACGGCGAAGTGAACCAGCTGGGCGGTGTCTTCGTGAATGGACGACCTCTTCCGAACAGCACCCGGATGCGGATCGTTGAGCTAGCTCGACTAGGTATCCGACCCTGCGACATCAGCCGGCAGCTCCGGGTTAGCCACGGTTGCGTATCCAAAATACTAGCACGCTACCACGAAACCGGTTCGATACTACCCGGAGCCATCGGCGGTTCCAAACCTCGGGTCACCACCCCCAAGGTTGTGACCTACATCCGGGAGTTGAAGCAGAAGGACCCCGGCATCTTCGCCTGGGAAATACGGGATCGGTTACTGTCCGACGGAGTTTGTGATAAGAACAACGTCCCTAGTGTGAGTTCGATTTCCCGCATTCTGCGCAACAAGCTCGGAAATATTTCGCATCACCCGCACACCGGCAGCCACACGCCTCACACCCCGCACCTGTACAACTCCATCTATCCGTCTTATCCGTACACCACCAACTCCCTGAAATCGGAAATGTCTTCCGGCGGAAGTCCCTCGCCTCCAACGGGCGTTACTCCGATGCGTTCTCCCCACCATCATCACTGTTGGCCATCGTCCCACTCGGTGACGGACATCCTGGCCAACGTCCACCATCAGGCAGCTGTGGCAGCCCTCCGAAACGGTAACCTCCCTTCGTCCCAGTGCCACACGACACCTCCCCCTCCGGCCCTCGGCTCCGTAGTTCCGAACATGGCCGCCGCAGTCGCAGCAAGCAATATGGTCAACGCGGCCGCTGCCGTCAGCCACCAGACGATGCAGGGGGGCGGCGACAACGGAAGTTCCGGCGGGGGCGGAGGCGGTggccatcatcatcaccagACGGCGGCCGGCACCAACAGCTCCTACAACTACTACATGTATCTGCAAAGCGGCGGGATGCACCACCATCATCACGGCGGGCTGGCCAGTGCCTCCGGATTATAGGAAGACGTTGCAGCCACCACCACCGGATGGTTGCACAATCACGCCGCCCAGAGTGTGCTATTTTAACCTGTAGATAagcgttttttatttattagatTTTAAGTACCATTTGAACGATGTGAACGTGATATGAAGATGAAGGATGAGTGTATAATTTTAA is a window encoding:
- the LOC129740059 gene encoding paired box protein Pax-1 — protein: MESETAWNGNPENQAQQYGEVNQLGGVFVNGRPLPNSTRMRIVELARLGIRPCDISRQLRVSHGCVSKILARYHETGSILPGAIGGSKPRVTTPKVVTYIRELKQKDPGIFAWEIRDRLLSDGVCDKNNVPSVSSISRILRNKLGNISHHPHTGSHTPHTPHLYNSIYPSYPYTTNSLKSEMSSGGSPSPPTGVTPMRSPHHHHCWPSSHSVTDILANVHHQAAVAALRNGNLPSSQCHTTPPPPALGSVVPNMAAAVAASNMVNAAAAVSHQTMQGGGDNGSSGGGGGGGHHHHQTAAGTNSSYNYYMYLQSGGMHHHHHGGLASASGL